A part of bacterium genomic DNA contains:
- a CDS encoding DNA-binding protein: MASKKGIFDNSNWKTRPPRYDVAEARIGRVLAIRMAPGDDLFGTTLKICKEKGVKAGVIVSAAASLQKAVLRNVWQFPDPFPINDECRIFTPLNGPLELLQMSGNITQTEKGEPYLHAHVTISLGRPEATCFGGHLVEGCTIFSTCELIVAELEDVALMRLLDKHTLVGEVFGVPLNGKTDLKKEIAKRKARPKPKGVK; the protein is encoded by the coding sequence ATGGCATCAAAGAAAGGTATTTTCGACAACTCGAACTGGAAGACCCGCCCGCCCCGCTACGATGTGGCCGAGGCGCGCATCGGCCGGGTGCTTGCGATCCGCATGGCGCCGGGGGATGATCTGTTCGGCACGACGCTCAAGATCTGCAAGGAAAAGGGCGTCAAGGCAGGCGTCATCGTGAGCGCGGCGGCGAGTTTGCAGAAGGCGGTGCTGCGCAACGTCTGGCAGTTCCCCGATCCGTTTCCCATCAACGATGAGTGCCGCATCTTCACCCCGCTGAACGGCCCGCTCGAACTCCTCCAGATGAGCGGCAACATCACCCAGACCGAAAAGGGCGAGCCCTACCTGCATGCCCATGTGACGATCTCCCTCGGGCGGCCCGAGGCGACCTGCTTCGGCGGGCATCTCGTCGAGGGCTGCACCATCTTCAGCACCTGCGAGCTGATCGTCGCCGAACTGGAGGATGTCGCCCTCATGCGCCTGCTGGACAAGCACACCCTGGTGGGCGAGGTCTTCGGCGTTCCACTGAACGGCAAGACCGACCTGAAGAAAGAGATCGCCAAGCGCAAGGCGCGCCCCAAGCCCAAGGGGGTCAAGTAG